In one window of Deltaproteobacteria bacterium DNA:
- a CDS encoding helix-turn-helix transcriptional regulator, giving the protein MRLTIQPFIVMLRNARKAMRLSQRELADKLGIPQSHLSKIEAGSVNLKLTSFVEMARGLDLEVMLIPRQKISLVKSLIAAQTTIKGNDEIKPAYTLDNEEDEED; this is encoded by the coding sequence ATGCGATTAACCATCCAACCGTTCATCGTCATGCTCAGAAATGCACGTAAGGCCATGAGGTTAAGCCAAAGAGAGCTGGCCGATAAACTTGGTATTCCACAAAGTCATCTTTCCAAAATTGAAGCAGGCTCGGTGAATCTTAAACTGACTAGCTTTGTGGAAATGGCCCGCGGGCTAGATTTAGAAGTCATGCTTATTCCCAGGCAGAAAATTTCTTTAGTAAAAAGCCTGATCGCTGCTCAAACAACGATTAAGGGTAATGATGAAATCAAGCCCGCCTACACCTTGGATAATGAAGAGGATGAAGAGGACTAA
- a CDS encoding D-2-hydroxyacid dehydrogenase, translating to MQKPKIVFLDVDTLDLGDINTQPLKQLGDYHATSLSHVEELSPSLRDASILICNKVPLKEKELPLLPNLKLICITATGVNNVDLNSAKAQGIAVCNVAGYSTTTVVEHALLFLLAFSHRLFEHHESVITQKWSHSPRFAYLDFPYRDLSGKTLGLIGYGTIGRRVAKLAKALGMKILIGKIPGRQYAASPKRCSLKELLKKSDYINLHCALSQQTQHLINAQTLAFMKPCAYLLNLGRGPLVNESDVALALENGTLAGYASDVMAQEPPPTNSPLLNEAIKSKVIFTPHIAWASQESRQRLINEIALNIQAFLKGKKRNRIV from the coding sequence ATGCAAAAACCCAAGATCGTCTTCTTAGATGTCGATACTCTTGATTTAGGTGATATCAACACCCAGCCTTTGAAGCAGTTAGGCGATTACCATGCTACATCATTATCTCACGTCGAAGAACTTTCACCTTCTCTACGCGATGCTTCGATCCTGATCTGCAATAAAGTCCCATTAAAAGAAAAAGAATTACCCCTTCTCCCCAATTTAAAATTAATCTGTATCACAGCGACCGGGGTTAATAATGTAGATTTAAATTCAGCCAAAGCTCAAGGCATTGCGGTATGCAATGTGGCCGGCTATAGCACAACGACGGTGGTTGAACACGCTTTGCTTTTTTTATTGGCTTTTTCGCATCGACTTTTCGAACACCACGAAAGTGTCATCACTCAAAAGTGGAGCCACTCCCCCCGTTTTGCGTACCTTGATTTTCCCTATCGTGATTTAAGTGGCAAAACCTTAGGGCTAATCGGCTATGGCACCATTGGTCGTCGCGTAGCTAAATTAGCCAAAGCGCTAGGCATGAAAATATTGATTGGCAAAATTCCTGGGCGCCAGTATGCGGCATCACCTAAGCGTTGCTCACTTAAAGAACTCTTAAAAAAAAGTGACTACATCAATTTGCATTGCGCGCTCAGTCAACAAACCCAACATCTCATCAACGCTCAAACCTTGGCCTTCATGAAACCTTGCGCTTACTTATTAAATCTAGGCCGAGGGCCTCTCGTTAACGAAAGCGATGTCGCTTTGGCTCTAGAAAACGGAACCTTGGCCGGTTACGCCAGCGATGTCATGGCCCAAGAACCACCCCCAACCAACTCACCACTTCTCAACGAAGCAATAAAATCGAAAGTCATCTTTACACCTCACATCGCCTGGGCATCGCAAGAATCTCGCCAACGCCTCATCAACGAAATCGCTCTCAACATCCAAGCCTTTTTGAAGGGGAAAAAGCGAAATAGGATTGTTTAA
- the pabB gene encoding aminodeoxychorismate synthase component I encodes MTWKFESTAWPKPATLASLITCQPHSFWLDSDAMAHPHAKLSIVGVEPEIIFDTKQKLAKLEKHLSSGANPLPLPFAGGALGFITYEAKFYFVCHRLYWVYDHSRKKSYLLYQNKDAKLKQQWLKKIKKLISPVTAVKNPFALSSLRSNFSRKTYQQTIQEIIHRIHRGDCYQVNLSQQFKIPFQKNIGEFYLQLRTVSPAPYMAFINTGTEIILSNSPECFLKIQGREIISRPIKGTRPRGQTKKQDLQLKTELFKSQKDAAELLMITDLMRNDLGKISTPGSVKVPSLKKVETFSNVHHLVATVTATLASNITPLQAFLSASPAGSITGAPKLKAMEIIRELEPNPRGIYTGSIGYIDFRGNAAFNVAIRTALFKNNQLYFNSGGGIVADSDPASEYEETLYKAKNFLKLLLLRRT; translated from the coding sequence ATGACTTGGAAATTTGAAAGCACGGCTTGGCCCAAGCCCGCAACCCTAGCAAGTCTCATCACCTGCCAACCTCATAGCTTCTGGCTTGATTCTGACGCTATGGCACATCCTCATGCCAAATTGAGCATCGTAGGTGTTGAACCCGAAATTATTTTTGATACTAAGCAAAAATTGGCCAAGCTCGAAAAACACCTAAGCTCAGGTGCCAACCCACTCCCCTTACCTTTTGCAGGGGGGGCCTTAGGCTTTATTACCTATGAAGCAAAATTCTATTTTGTGTGCCATCGCCTCTACTGGGTTTATGATCACTCCCGAAAAAAATCTTACCTCCTTTATCAAAACAAAGATGCCAAGCTCAAACAACAGTGGTTAAAAAAAATTAAAAAACTCATCTCACCTGTAACCGCTGTTAAAAACCCATTCGCCCTATCTTCTTTAAGATCAAACTTTTCTAGAAAAACCTATCAACAAACCATTCAAGAAATCATTCATCGCATTCACCGTGGAGATTGCTATCAGGTTAACCTCTCTCAACAATTTAAAATCCCTTTTCAAAAAAATATCGGCGAATTTTATCTCCAACTACGCACGGTGTCGCCTGCCCCTTACATGGCATTCATCAATACAGGCACTGAAATTATTTTATCAAATTCACCCGAATGCTTTTTAAAAATCCAAGGCCGCGAAATCATTTCTCGCCCCATCAAAGGCACTCGCCCCCGTGGGCAAACCAAAAAACAAGACCTTCAATTAAAAACAGAACTTTTTAAAAGCCAAAAAGATGCGGCCGAACTTCTGATGATCACAGATTTAATGCGTAATGACTTAGGTAAAATAAGCACGCCCGGAAGCGTCAAGGTGCCTTCGTTAAAAAAGGTCGAAACTTTCTCGAATGTTCACCATTTAGTTGCAACCGTGACCGCAACACTTGCTTCCAACATCACCCCGCTACAAGCCTTTTTATCGGCATCTCCAGCCGGTTCGATCACGGGCGCACCTAAACTCAAAGCCATGGAGATTATTCGAGAATTAGAACCTAACCCACGGGGCATTTATACTGGATCCATCGGCTACATTGACTTTAGAGGCAATGCCGCTTTTAATGTGGCCATTCGCACCGCACTGTTTAAAAACAATCAGCTCTATTTTAATAGCGGGGGTGGTATTGTAGCTGATTCTGATCCCGCTAGTGAATATGAAGAAACGCTTTACAAAGCTAAAAATTTTTTGAAATTACTTTTACTAAGGAGGACATAA
- a CDS encoding aminotransferase class IV family protein, which yields MLVYHNGCWLEESKVTILLLDHGYLFGYGLFETLACFKGRVLYLKEHLQRLKKGLKILKIPLDVDNAAIQKAIYQTLKLNGLTQGYVKLLISPVGWDLGADALYQETNFFIIAKPHQLYPKKYYTHGAKAYLVDNLRIHHDYLSQVKMLNYGRPYFARKIAKNKKVVDVLMKDVTGHPVEGSSSNLFIINDKNHILTPPLSSGILAGVTRDKVMLLCKRLKMPIHEKLFSTQDLFNAKEVFITSSLKQIMPITRINGKKIGSGKVGAITQQLIKHFNV from the coding sequence ATGCTCGTCTATCATAATGGCTGCTGGCTTGAAGAGAGTAAGGTCACCATCCTCTTGCTCGACCACGGCTATTTGTTTGGTTATGGCCTTTTTGAAACGCTGGCCTGCTTTAAAGGTAGGGTACTTTACTTAAAGGAACATCTACAACGACTGAAAAAGGGGCTCAAAATTTTAAAGATCCCCCTCGATGTTGACAACGCCGCTATTCAAAAGGCTATTTATCAAACCCTCAAACTCAACGGCCTCACGCAAGGTTATGTTAAACTGCTGATTTCGCCCGTGGGGTGGGACCTAGGTGCCGACGCCCTTTATCAAGAAACTAATTTTTTCATTATCGCCAAACCCCATCAACTTTATCCTAAAAAATATTATACCCATGGTGCCAAAGCTTACCTTGTCGATAATTTAAGGATCCACCATGATTATTTAAGCCAAGTCAAAATGCTCAATTATGGCCGCCCCTACTTTGCCCGTAAGATCGCCAAAAATAAAAAAGTTGTGGATGTTCTCATGAAGGATGTGACTGGCCATCCCGTCGAAGGCAGTAGTTCTAATCTTTTTATCATCAATGACAAAAACCACATCTTAACCCCGCCCCTATCGAGTGGAATTTTGGCAGGGGTCACTCGTGATAAAGTCATGCTTTTATGTAAAAGGCTTAAAATGCCGATTCACGAAAAACTTTTCTCCACACAAGATCTGTTTAACGCCAAAGAAGTCTTTATCACCAGTTCGTTAAAACAGATAATGCCTATCACTCGCATCAACGGGAAAAAAATCGGCAGTGGAAAGGTTGGGGCCATCACTCAACAATTAATAAAACATTTTAATGTGTAA